In Populus nigra chromosome 10, ddPopNigr1.1, whole genome shotgun sequence, the following proteins share a genomic window:
- the LOC133705734 gene encoding probable LRR receptor-like serine/threonine-protein kinase At1g67720 encodes MALYSHFLVLYLFFVSSVICQVTEFISIDCGGTSNYTDPRTGLAWVSDNGTIMKYGKSSEARVSNGNTQYQRRRDFPIDSNKYCYTLGTKERRRYLVRATFQYGSSENEDAYPKFDLYLDTTKWSTMVVLDASRVYVKEMIIRAPSSSIDVCICCATTGSPFISTLELRPLNLSMYATDFEDNFFLEVAARVNFGALSKDAIRYPDDPYDRIWGSDLERRQNYLVGVAPGTVRINTSKYVDTRTREYPPVKVMQTAVVGTKEILSYRLNLEDFPANARAYAYFAEIEDLGANETRKFKLQQPYLSDYSNAVVNIAENANGSYTLYEPSYMNVSLDFVLSFSFVKTRDSTLGPLLNAIEISKYLKIEPQTDSKDVTVLNALRFLSAESAWANEQGDPCVPAHWEWVNCSSTTPPRITKIALSGKNLKGEIPPEINNMEHLTELWLDGNFLTGPIPGISNLVNLKIVHLENNKLNGPLPKYLGSLPKLQALYIQNNSFSGEIPSEFLTRKVIFNYEHNPGLHKEARKKMLLKLIVGISIGILAGLLVVVIGSLLFLRNLQRKTSHKKSEVQGNSLRASTKPSTAYTVARGWHMMDEGVSYYIPLPELEEATKNFSKKIGRGSFGTVYYGQMKDGKEVAVKIMADSSTHLTQQFVTEVALLSRIHHRNLVPLLGYCEEEHQRILVYEYMHNGTLRDHIHGPVNQKRLDWLARLQIAEDAAKGLEYLHTGCNPSIIHRDVKTSNILLDINMRAKVSDFGLSRQAEEDLTHVSSVARGTVGYLDPEYYANQQLTEKSDVYSFGVVLLELVSGKKPVSTEDFGSELNIVHWARSLIRKGDVMSIVDPVLIGNAKIESIWRIAEVAIQCVEQRAVSRPRMHEIILAIQEANKIEKGTDGSQKQQSASSKAQSSRKTLLTSFLEIESPDLSNGCLVPAAR; translated from the exons ATGGCTCTGTATTCTCACTTTCTGGTTCTCTATCTGTTCTTTGTATCTTCTGTTATATGCCAAGTTACAG AATTTATCAGTATAGATTGTGGAGGCACAAGTAATTACACTGATCCAAGAACTGGACTAGCATGGGTTTCAGACAACGGTACAATCATGAAGTATGGAAAATCATCAGAAGCACGGGTTTCAAATGGAAATACGCAGTATCAAAGACGGCGAGACTTTCCTATAGACAGCAACAAGTACTGTTACACTCTAGGTACCAAAGAGAGAAGGCGGTATCTTGTCCGTGCCACTTTTCAATATGGAAGTTCGGAAAATGAAGATGCCTACCCCAAATTTGATCTCTACTTGGACACAACTAAGTGGTCGACTATGGTAGTATTGGATGCTTCAAGAGTTTATGTGAAGGAAATGATTATCAGGGCTCCTTCAAGTTCAATTGATGTGTGCATATGCTGTGCTACAACTGGTTCTCCCTTCATATCCACTCTAGAATTGCGACCTCTCAACCTTTCAATGTATGCCACTGATTTTGAGGATAATTTCTTCTTAGAGGTAGCAGCTAGAGTAAATTTTGGCGCTTTAAGCAAGGATGCCATAAG GTACCCGGATGATCCATATGACAGAATTTGGGGTTCAGATCTCGAGAGAAGGCAAAACTACCTTGTAGGGGTGGCCCCTGGCACAGTTAGAATCAATACATCGAAGTACGTAGACACTAGGACTAGAGAATACCCTCCAGTTAAAGTAATGCAAACAGCTGTTGTTGGCACTAAAGAGATACTAAGCTATAGGTTGAATCTTGAAGATTTCCCTGCAAATGCTCGAGCTTATGCATATTTTGCCGAAATTGAAGACTTGGGAGCCAATGAGACTCGGAAATTCAAATTACAGCAACCTTACTTATCTGACTACAGCAATGCAGTGGTAAATATAGCAGAAAATGCCAATGGAAGCTACACTCTTTATGAACCCAGCTACATGAATGTGTCTCTGGATTTTGTTCTTTCATTCTCTTTTGTCAAGACCCGAGATTCTACACTAGGACCACTCTTAAATGCGATTGAGATTAGTAAATACCTAAAGATTGAACCGCAGACTGACAGTAAAGATG TGACTGTTCTCAATGCCCTTCGCTTTCTGTCTGCTGAAAGTGCTTGGGCAAATGAACAAGGCGATCCTTGTGTTCCTGCTCACTGGGAATGGGTGAATTGCTCCTCAACCACACCACCAAGAATCACAAAAAT TGCATTGTCAGGAAAGAACCTgaaaggagagattccacctgaGATTAACAACATGGAGCATTTGACAGAGTT gtGGTTGGATGGTAACTTCCTTACAGGGCCTATCCCTGGTATAAGCAATCTCGTTAATTTGAAAATTGT GCATCTGGAGAACAACAAACTGAATGGTCCATTGCCCAAGTACCTTGGCAGTTTGCCTAAATTACAGGCACT GTACATACAGAACAACTCCTTTAGTGGGGAAATACCTTCAGAATTTTTAACTAGAAAAGTTATCTTTAA TTATGAACATAATCCTGGGCTACACAAAGAGGCAAGAAAAAAGATGCTCTTGAAGTTGATAGTTGGAATTTCGATTGGCATACTTGCAGGTCTATTAGTTGTTGTGATAGGAAGTTTACTATTCTTGCGTAATCTTCAAAGAAAGACATCTCATAAAAAAAGTGAAGTCCAAG GTAATTCTTTGCGTGCAAGTACCAAGCCTTCGACTGCGTATACTGTAGCACGGGGTTGGCATATGATGGATGAAGGAGTTTCATACTATATTCCGCTCCCTGAGCTTGAAGAAGCTACCAAGAATTTTTCCAAGAAAATAGGCAGAGGAAGTTTTGGGACTGTCTACTATGGGCAAATGAAAGACGGAAAAGAAGTGGCAGTTAAGATAATGGCTGACTCGTCCACTCATCTGACGCAGCAGTTTGTGACTGAG GTTGCCCTCTTGTCAAGAATTCATCATAGGAACTTGGTTCCTCTGCTTGGATATTGTGAAGAAGAACATCAGCGTATTCTGGTTTATGAATACATGCACAATGGAACTTTGCGTGATCACATTCATG GTCCTGTCAACCAGAAGCGCTTGGATTGGCTAGCTCGTTTGCAGATCGCAGAGGATGCAGCAAAAG GACTTGAATACTTGCACACCGGATGCAACCCCAGTATCATACACCGAGATGTTAAAACAAGCAACATTCTCCTGGACATCAATATGAGAGCAAAAGTGTCAGATTTTGGGCTCTCAAGGCAAGCTGAAGAAGATTTAACCCATGTATCAAGTGTGGCGCGAGGAACAGTCGGCTACCTGGATCCTGA GTACTATGCAAATCAGCAATTGACTGAAAAAAGTGATGTCTACAGCTTTGGAGTAGTTCTCTTAGAACTGGTATCAGGAAAAAAACCTGTCTCAACAGAAGATTTTGGTTCTGAATTGAACATTGTTCATTGG GCAAGGTCCTTGATTCGTAAAGGAGATGTGATGAGCATTGTAGATCCTGTTCTAATTGGAAATGCCAAGATTGAGTCCATCTGGAGGATTGCTGAAGTTGCAATCCAATGCGTAGAACAACGAGCAGTTTCTCGGCCAAGGATGCATGAAATAATTTTGGCTATACAAGAAGCTAACAAGATTGAAAAAGGAACTGATGGCAGCCAAAAACAACAATCTGCTAGTTCAAAGGCACAATCTTCCCGGAAAACATTACTCACAAGCTTTCTCGAGATTGAGAGCCCTGACTTATCTAATGGTTGCCTTGTCCCAGCAGCCAGATAG
- the LOC133704483 gene encoding E3 ubiquitin-protein ligase AIRP2-like gives MEMMHYQLSNSSYQDSLKVLEADIQHANALAAAIPRGKDGARLQMKLVYNRWAPLLFFLLQRIDCSCICLLPRYLNFFHVLLYKVYSDGRPSLSKHGRKATIREFYGVISPSLQRLHSNLEELEDVKGENSGMESLCKNKVEGDNKLANIDLEREDECGICLEPCTKMVLPNCCHAMCIKCYRNWNTRSESCPFCRGSLKRVNSEDLWVLTCNNEVVDTKAVSKEDLSRFYLYVNSLPKDYHDSLFLMYYEYLI, from the exons ATGGAGATGATGCATTATCAGTTGAGCAACTCATCTTACCAAGACTCCCTCAAAGTCTTGGAGGCTGATATCCAGCATGCCAATGCTTT GGCTGCTGCAATTCCAAGGGGCAAGGATGGAGCGCGTCTGCAGATGAAATTAGTTTACAATCGCTGGgcacctctccttttctttttgctacAACGGATagattgttcatgcatttgccTACTCCCTAGATATCTAAATTTCTTTCATGTACTTTTATATAAG GTATATAGCGATGGTAGACCTAGCCTATCTAAGCACGGAAGGAAAGCAACAATTCGGGAATTCTATG GTGTTATATCACCGTCTCTTCAACGGCTTCATAGTAACTTAGAAGAGCTGGAAGATGTTAAGGGAGAGAATTCTGGCATGGAGAGTTTGTGCAAAAATAAGGTGGAAGGAGATAACAAGCTTGCCAATATTGATTTAGAGAGGGAAGATGAATGTGGAATTTGTTTGGAGCCCTGCACCAAAATGGTACTGCCTAATTGCTGTCATGCAATGTGCATCAAATGCTACCGCAACTG GAACACAAGGTCAGAGTCCTGCCCATTTTGCCGTGGCAGCTTAAAGAGAGTTAACTCGGAAGACCTATGGGTTCTCACTTGTAACAATGAAGTTGTTGACACAAAAGCGGTTTCCAAAGAGGATTTGTCACGCTTCTATCTCTACGTCAATAGCTTGCCAAAAGATTATCACGATTCCCTTTTCTTAATGTATTACGAGTACCTAATATGA